A single window of Planctomycetaceae bacterium DNA harbors:
- a CDS encoding DNA topoisomerase (ATP-hydrolyzing): protein MARRKSSSNNNGQNLFSQVDALEEAGNVEFVPISIETRRRYLNYALSVITSRALPDVRDGLKPVQRRILYVMFDRLRLTADAKTRKCAKICGDTTGSFHPHGTIAVYETLVRMAQDFSLRYPLVIGQGNFGSIMGLRPAADRYTEAKLSALSEQLMNELRYRTVDMRPTYDAADMEPSVLPARFPALLVNGSQGIAVGMATSIPPHNLVEVTRACVQLIDKPDSTVAQLMKYVKGPDFPLGARIVTDRAELKSAYETGRGSIKSRGEWRFDTEGRREIKTRLIVYSVPYGVSTGPLITEIGELIEGRRIPQLLSVNDETNEENGLRIVLEIKAGADPEAVVAYLYKHTSLESNFGYNATALVPDEHGTLVPRVLSLKDLLQHFLDFRFETVRRRLEFQLEQLRKRIHILEGFAIIFDGLDLALKIIRASSGKKDAAEKLMAKFPLDELQTDAVLELALYKISQLEIDHIRQELADKRAEAARIEKLLKSKAGMWKLVRSELEEVAAQFGDKRRSEFGSSEEIVEFDPQAYIVRENTNVVVTADGWVKRVNQLASVAKTRVREGDSVLAVIPGSTLDNAVFFSSDGVAFTVPIDQIPVSSGYGEPLAKHARFADGASVVSALTTDPRFVEAVPDDSTEWGPLLLIATKQGQVMTLPFHGFRTPSTRSGRKYCRLRKGDEVVYCQLITDAETVFFASANARVLHFSLDDVPMLTNAGKGVRGIKLAPDDRLLGVVQMARPSDCLRAVNSNDKELVFGQQKYQVTSRGGRGVLTSKRTTFTRILQAEIELVDWATMEEASE from the coding sequence TTGGCTCGCAGGAAGTCTTCGTCGAATAACAATGGTCAGAACCTGTTCTCTCAAGTCGACGCACTGGAGGAAGCCGGCAACGTTGAGTTTGTGCCGATCAGCATCGAAACGCGCCGGCGATATCTGAACTACGCGCTGTCAGTCATTACATCGCGCGCCCTGCCGGATGTCCGTGACGGCCTGAAGCCCGTTCAGCGGCGAATCCTGTACGTGATGTTCGACCGGCTGCGGCTGACCGCCGACGCGAAGACTCGCAAATGCGCGAAGATCTGCGGCGATACGACCGGTTCGTTTCATCCTCACGGAACGATCGCCGTCTATGAAACGCTGGTCCGCATGGCGCAGGACTTTTCGCTGCGGTATCCGCTGGTGATCGGGCAGGGAAACTTCGGTTCCATCATGGGTCTGCGTCCCGCCGCTGACCGCTATACCGAAGCGAAACTGTCGGCGCTGTCGGAGCAGCTCATGAACGAGCTGCGGTACCGAACCGTTGACATGCGGCCGACGTACGATGCGGCCGACATGGAACCGTCTGTGCTGCCGGCTCGGTTTCCGGCGCTGCTGGTTAACGGGTCGCAGGGGATTGCTGTCGGCATGGCGACAAGCATTCCGCCGCACAATCTGGTGGAAGTGACCAGAGCCTGCGTGCAGCTGATCGACAAGCCGGATTCCACCGTTGCTCAGTTGATGAAATACGTCAAGGGGCCCGATTTTCCGCTGGGAGCAAGAATCGTCACGGACCGCGCCGAACTGAAGAGTGCTTACGAAACCGGGCGCGGCTCCATCAAGTCGCGCGGTGAATGGCGGTTCGACACCGAAGGCCGCAGGGAAATCAAGACGCGGCTGATTGTGTATTCCGTGCCCTACGGAGTTTCGACCGGACCGCTGATTACCGAAATCGGTGAACTGATCGAAGGCCGCAGAATTCCGCAACTGCTGAGCGTCAACGACGAAACCAACGAAGAAAACGGACTGCGGATCGTCCTGGAGATCAAGGCGGGAGCCGATCCCGAAGCAGTCGTGGCCTATCTGTATAAGCACACGTCGCTGGAAAGCAACTTCGGCTACAACGCGACTGCCCTGGTTCCCGATGAACACGGAACTCTGGTGCCGCGCGTACTGAGCCTGAAGGACCTGCTGCAGCACTTTCTGGATTTCCGTTTTGAAACGGTGCGGCGGCGACTGGAATTTCAGTTGGAACAGCTCCGCAAGCGCATTCACATTCTGGAAGGCTTTGCGATTATCTTCGACGGCCTGGACCTGGCTCTGAAGATCATTCGCGCCAGCAGCGGCAAGAAGGACGCCGCCGAAAAACTGATGGCGAAGTTTCCGCTGGACGAGTTGCAGACCGACGCCGTGCTGGAACTGGCGCTGTATAAAATTTCACAACTGGAAATTGACCACATTCGCCAGGAACTCGCCGACAAGCGCGCCGAAGCCGCGCGAATCGAAAAGCTGCTGAAGTCGAAAGCCGGAATGTGGAAACTGGTTCGGTCGGAACTGGAGGAAGTCGCCGCTCAGTTCGGTGACAAGCGCCGCAGTGAGTTCGGGTCGTCGGAGGAAATTGTCGAGTTCGATCCGCAGGCATACATCGTTCGGGAAAACACGAATGTCGTCGTCACCGCGGACGGCTGGGTGAAGCGGGTGAACCAACTGGCCAGTGTCGCCAAGACTCGCGTGCGTGAAGGCGACAGTGTCCTGGCGGTGATTCCCGGCAGCACGCTCGACAACGCCGTATTCTTCAGTTCTGACGGAGTCGCCTTTACGGTACCGATCGATCAGATCCCGGTCTCATCGGGTTATGGCGAACCGCTGGCGAAGCACGCCCGCTTTGCCGACGGAGCCTCCGTAGTTTCTGCGCTGACCACGGATCCCCGGTTTGTGGAAGCCGTCCCGGACGATTCGACGGAGTGGGGTCCGCTGCTGCTGATCGCGACGAAACAGGGCCAGGTGATGACGCTGCCGTTCCACGGATTCCGCACGCCGTCCACCAGAAGCGGCCGGAAGTACTGCAGACTTCGAAAAGGTGACGAAGTTGTTTACTGCCAGTTGATCACCGACGCGGAGACTGTGTTCTTTGCCTCCGCGAACGCTCGCGTGCTGCACTTTTCTCTGGACGACGTTCCGATGCTGACCAACGCCGGCAAGGGCGTGCGGGGCATCAAGCTGGCACCGGACGACCGGCTGCTGGGCGTCGTCCAGATGGCTCGGCCCAGCGACTGCCTGCGAGCCGTCAACAGCAACGACAAGGAACTCGTCTTCGGCCAGCAGAAATACCAGGTGACATCCCGCGGCGGCCGCGGCGTGCTGACCAGCAAACGCACAACATTCACCAGAA